aggccagaggccaggTGTGGGCCAGCGTGAGAGTGAGAGGAGCAGAGCCGTGGTGGCAGGTGTATGTGCCAGGCAGGGTTGTGCTGCCTGTTTGCATCTTGCTACCTATGCATGAAGCCATCCATACAAGTGCCGTGTGCCAGATATATGCCCAGGCCAGGATCAGACAGCTCCAAGGATGCCCCCTGCACACATACTCATCCCTTCACTCTTCCCTACTTGCCTTCTCTCCccaatttccttgcctttttttaaagCGTAGGGATTCTGCCCAAAGTTTCTACTTGGGTGCCCTAGACGTTCAGACAGCCTCCCGACCCCACCCCGggccctttcctcctcctcctgggaggCCACAGGGTTGCACACCCCTCTTAGGGTAAAGGATAGGGATGCCCAGGCCTGAGGCCCAACATCTGTTCCATCTTGGCCTTCTCTCCCCAGCTCCAGTAAGGAGGTGGCTCCTGCAGGCCCCACAGGGCCCGGGGCTGGCCCGGGGCCTGGGGTCCGTGTGCGGGACATCGCCTCGCTGCGCCGCTCCCTCAGGATGGGCTTCATGACAATGCCAGCCTCCCAGGAGcataccccccacccctgccgcaGCGCCATGGCCCCACGCTCACTCTCCTGCCATTCAGTGGGCAGCATGGACAGTGTGGGGGGTGGGCCTgcggggggagtggggggtgtcACAGAGGACGGCAGTGCCCGAAGACCCCCTGCCAAGCCCCGGAGACATCCCAGCACCAAGCTCAGCATGGCAGGGTCAGGGGCAGAAGTGCCCCTGGGGAAGAAAGCAGGTGAGACACCCCCAACCCTTCCCGGGAGCTGGGAGGATCCATTCCAGGCCAAAAGAGGCCTATAGGGGAGGGTTCATTCAGGGAAGAACCAAGGAAATGGAAGGTTCCATTCTCAGTGGGAGTGGTGGGGGGGTGGTTTCTTTTTGGAAGGGCCTGAGATGAACCATTCAAGGGCAGGGGAAGCTCCCTGAAAAGTCCATTCCTGGGAAAAGGGGTGGCCTTGAAGGGATATGAGGGTGGGATAGAATTTATGGTGGGAGCTGCAGATTCTGGGGAGTTCATCAGAAGGACCCAAGGGCAGGCTGGTATAAAAGGAACCCACTGTGCTTTAAGTTGAGGACGGTGGGGGAAATAAAGAGGCAGATATGCCCTTGCAGGTGGGTTAAGAGACCAGAAAGGGTCTGCCCATCTCTTTCCCCCACTAAGAGCACAGTTTCTTTTTGTCCTTCCCATCCTGCCCAGGCTCACAGAAGCCCGCTCCCGAAGGCCGAGAGTCCAGCCGGAAGGTTCCTCCACAGAAGCCCAGGCGAAGCCCCAACACCCAGCTCTCTGTGTCCTTCGATGAGTcctgccccccggccccctcTCCTCGAGGGGGGAATCTGCCCCTTCAGCGCCTCAGTAGGGGGTCCTGCGTAGCTGGGGACCCTGAGGTGGGTGCCCAGGAAGAGGAGCCCGTGTACATTGAAATGGTGGGGGATGTCTTCAGGGGAGGAGGGCGAAGTGGAGGGGGCCTGACTGGGCCCCCTCTCGGGGGTAGGGGCCCAACCCCTCCAGCTGGCGCCGACTCGGACTCAGAGGAGAGTGAGGCTATATATGAGGAGATGAAGTACCCGCTGCCCGAGGAGGCAGGGGAAGGCCGGTCCAACGGGGCCCCTCCATTGACCGCAAGCTCCTCGCCACACCAGCCTCCCGTCCTGCAGCCCCACACCCACCGGCGGCCAGCTTCAGCCCTCCCAAGCCGGAGGGAAGGGACACCTACCAAGACCACTCCTTGCGAaatccccccacccttccccaacCTCCTCCAGCACCGTCCCCCGCTCCTGGCCTTCCCCCAAGCCAAGCCTGCTTCCCGAACCCCCGGCGATGGGGTCTCAAGGCTACCGGTCCTCTGCCACTCGAAGGAGCCAGCGGGCTCCACCCCAGCTCCCCAAGTGCCTGCCCGGGAGCGGGAGACGCCTCCTCCACCACCTCCGCCTCCTGCTGCCAACCTGCTGCTGCTGGGACCCTCGGGCCGGGCCCGGAGCCACTCAACACCATTGCCACCCCAGGGCTCTGGCCAGCCCCGGGGGGAGAGGGAGCTCCCCAACTCCCACAGCATGATCTGCCCCAAGGCGGCAGGGGCGCCggcagcccctcctgccccggcCGCCTTGCTCCCTGGCCCCCCCAAGGACAAGGCTGTGTCTTACACCATGGTATACTCGGCAGTCAAGGTGACCACGCACTCCGTCCTGCCAGCTGGTCCGCCCCTAGGTGTTGGGGAGCCAAAGACGGAGAAGGAGATCTCAGTCCTCCATGGGATGCTGTGCACCAGCTCAAGGCCCCCTGTGCCTGGGAAGTCCAGCTCCCACGGCGGGGCCATGGGCTCAGCAGCTGGGGTCCTCCACCATCGTGGCTGCCTGGCCTCCCCACACAGCCTTCCGGACCCAACGGCAGGCCCCCTGACTCCCCTCTGGACCTACCCAGCTGCAGCAGCTGGGCTCAAGAGACCCCCTGCCTATGAGAGCCTCAAGGCTGGGGGGGTGCTGAACAAGGGCTGTGGAATGGGGGCCCCGTCCCCCATGGTCAAGATCCAGCTGCAGGAGCAAGGGACCGACGGGGGTGCCTTTGCCAGCATCTCCTGCGCCCATGTCATCGCCAGTGCAGGGACaccagaggaggaagaagaggagatggGCGCTGCGACATTTGGGGCAGGCTGGGCTCTGCAGAGGAAGGTCCTGtatggagggaggaaggcaaaAGAGCTGGACAGTGAGTGAGGGGTGGGCATTTGGGGGTGGGGAACTGGGGATGCCTGTGATGATTTGGGGAAGTGTTGGAGGGGTTATTTGGAAGCCACAACCTATTGTCCTGAAGTGGGAAGTTTTCAAGGAGACTGGCGAATGAGGGCATGCAGCAGATTGAGGGTCCCCATGTGTGTGCTGGATGGGCAGGAAGATCTGCGATGGAGAGGGGCTACAGTCAGACCCCAGGAGtagcctcctcctgcccccgtCCTGCTCTACTCCCTGCCTTTCCCTTTGCTAGGCTGCaggggtgtgtgtttgtgagtgtgCACACACTAGGAGCTAAACACAGCTGCCTCCCAGCTGTTGCCATGGCAACCCATCCagacaggagggagaggagagggaggcccCTACCGTTGCCGGGCAACGCAATGCTCTGCCAGGCCTCCTCTCAGAGCTGAGCTTAGTTCACTTGCAGCCCTTCCCCCAATGCCCCCCCTTTCCCACTTCCTGGCTCAGGATTTGGGATCTCCCCTCCTGGGGAACAGTGCCCCTGGTCTCTGTCCCAGAGGGCGGTCACTGCAGCCCACTCAGGTCAAAGGGGCTCTGGAGCTATAAAGCTAGGGTAGGGGAGACCCCTGTGACCACAGAAAAGGGTTTGGCAGCAGCAAATACTTGTGATTCTTAGGCCAGGGATGGTACCAATGGGTGGGAAGGAAAGTGGCAGTATTGGGGTCCCTCCTGTGTGTTTGTATTTGAGGAGTGTGAAATAGGGTCCCTCCCTTCCCAGCTGTGACTTGCAAAAGGGCAGTTACTTCTGGTCCATGCACGCCatggtgtgtgtacctgggggggACAGCAAGACCCTTCCCATGTACAGCACTAAGCTCTCCTTGTCATCCCAGCAGAGGTCGAGGATGGTGCCCGGGCCTGGAATGGCAGTGCCGAGGGTCCAGGCAAGGTGGAGCGTGATGACAGGGGCCCCATGGCATCAGGGATCCCAGTGAGGAGTCAGGGGGCAGAGGGCCTGCTGGCCAGGATCCACCATGGAGGGGACCGAGGAGGGAGTCGCACGGCGCTGCCCGTACCCTGCCAGACGTTTCCTGCCTGCCACCGCAATGGAGGTGACACCCTGCCCACACCTGAACAAAACAAGGGGCtggaaagggggtggggaatCTCTCCAGGTCCATGTCCTGTGCCCTCCATTCAAATGCCACATCTCCAtcccctttcctcctctgctGAGGCAGGGGCAGACAGGATGGGGCTGCCCTCTGGGAACTGCAGGAGGGGAACCTGGAGGTCCCTACCCTCCTCACTTGCCATTTTTCCACCTCAGACTTCACAGGTTACCGCCTAGGGCGCTCCGCCTCCACCTCTGGAGTCCGGCAGGCCGCGCTCCACACCCCCCGGCCTTGCAGCCAGCCCAGGGATGCCCCAAGCCAGGTGAGGAGGAAGACCAAGTTGGGCTTTCTTTGATTTGTGAATGAGGAGGTGAGGAAGAAGGCCTGGgtgtagaaagaaaaggaagatgtcAAACTGGGGCCTGGCACATACTAATAGGGACCCAGAGGGGAGTAGGGGAGCTGCCGGGTATGGGGGCATTGATCCTGGGAAGGGACTGTATTAGGTGGGGACAGCCAGGCAGCACCACCACTAGCCTACTATGCGCCTTTGTGCACTTGGGATATGGGGGGTACCAATTCGGAAAATGCATTCTGCTAGGAAGACAGGTATTTAAAGGTCCCCATTCCTCAGGGTGAAATGGGCCCAGTCTGGCAGCAGGGCACCCTGCCAGGCAAAGGGTGCAAGAGCTGCGTTTCTGTTCCTGCccgccccacctccccacccccaggcaagGGGAGAGGACAGAGGCCTTGGGGGCAAGAGAGGACTTGTTTCTGGGGCAAGGCATTGGTCTCTGCAGTGTGGGACAGGACCTGGTCACTCTGAGGTCCTTGACCACCCCCCTTAATCCTTTCTCCCCCCGTCGCTGGCCGGCGGCGGGAGGAAGGGGCACAGACCCACCCCGcactgccgctgccgctgccccTACCGCCTCAGCCCGCCCGCGAGCGCGACGGCAAGCTGCTGGAGGTGATAGAGCGCAAGCGCTGCGTGTGCAAGGAGATCAAGGCGCGCCACCGCCCCGACCGAGGCCTCTGCAAGCAGGAGAGCATGCCCATCCTCCCCAGCTGGCGGCGGGGGCCCGAGCCCCGCAAGTCCGGCACCCCGCCCTGCCGCCGGCAGCACACCGTCCTCTGGGACACTGCCATCTGAGGAGGCCGGGAGGCAGGActggggagcggggcgggggtgcCGGGCTCTCCAGGAGACTTGCCTTGAAAGAGGGACACTTGGACCAGGTGAGACAAAGCCAGGGAGAACCCCTGCCTTCCATCCTAACCCCCGGAGAAGGGGAGTCTGCCAGGCCCACCGGGCATGGGGCGCCAGCTGCACCCCCTGAAATTTGGGGGAGGAGGGTTTGTTTGAGGTGGGAAGGCTGGGCGAGGTAGACTCTTCCTGAGAGGGCAAAGGCCAAGCCAGAGGTCagcatgggggaggagggaagggtagGGAGGAACAGGGGGTGGGCAAGTGAAGGCCGGGGCTAGAGAGTGTGAAGTAGAGGGGCTCTTTCATaagagcagggagtggggagggggtatttatttcattatttattttagttggGAGGGCAATCCTGGGCCCTTCTGACCCACTCCTGGGCAGGGAGTAGGCAGTAGTGGGCAATTAAAGGGAACCAAGTTGGCGCTCTCTCCAATGCCTGAAGGCCCCACTGTCCATGCCCACCCAGAAGCTGGGGATTGGTCTGGAGTGGGGAGGCCAGCAAGAGAAGGGAGGGACTCTGATGAGGCAAGGGTGACAGACTCATTTACAGTATTTACCAGTGGCCAGAATTTGGTAGTGAGTGTGGCCTGCTGTGAAACAGGCATCTTATTTAGCTCTGGGGTGAGGGTCTAGCACCAGGGATGGGCGGGatgatggggaaggagggaaattttagtgggtgggggtgggcagggtatttatttaaattttaaaaaatcagaagagatgtcaggaacttttttttaattcctttcttttcagaataatatattaaaagacTAACGATCCTAGAACTGGCTTCTTATACTTCAGTGCGCTCTGCTTTTCTTACAcctgtttcttttccctcttgcCTGTGGTTGGTGGGAGCTGGAGGTGGTGCAGGGAGGGGTGAGTGGCTGTGGCAAGTAATAGGGAGAGGTGGAGTTTGAGGTAAGTCTGGGAATGCCACCATGCTGTGACTCAGCAAGCATTTACTGAACCAGCCTCTGATGTGTACTTGGCAATATATGCAGAAGGAGAATTCAAACTAAAGCCTGCCCTCAGGCAGCATATAGTCCGTTCAGGGGGATGAGACACCTGGGACAACACTAGACAGTGCTACAGCAgtaaggagtgtgtgtgtgggtgggggggcagtATCACCTAGGAAGGCTTTGTAGAAAGTGAGCCTAAAAGGACAGGTAAGGTTTggatgagcagggggagaaggggaggaccCAAGGTCACAGTATGATTGTCTGCAGAACagaagatgggggaggggcaggaaatgTGTTTAAATAATGCAAAGGGCAATGAGTCAACCACAATGAAGCTGGTTCAGCAAGATGGGCATCAAAGCAAGATGCTGGTCCTCAGGAAGCAATCAAGGAGGAGGATAAAAAGTGTCTGGAGGAATAGAGGGCAAGGGCCAGATTGCAAGGTGCAGCTGGAAGAACATCCTCAGGAGGGAAATGAAGGAGCTGAATGGGGCCTCCTCAAAGCCCAACTTTGGAACTCCTGTGGTTGGGGATATGATCACTTTGACAGAGCAAAGCAAGTGGAGTGAGAGGGATTTTGAGGGAAGAACGTTGAATTGGAAGCAATGGTTAATACCCA
The sequence above is drawn from the Canis lupus baileyi chromosome 8, mCanLup2.hap1, whole genome shotgun sequence genome and encodes:
- the NYAP1 gene encoding neuronal tyrosine-phosphorylated phosphoinositide-3-kinase adapter 1 isoform X2; the encoded protein is MNLLYRKTKLEWRQHKEEEAKRSSSKEVAPAGPTGPGAGPGPGVRVRDIASLRRSLRMGFMTMPASQEHTPHPCRSAMAPRSLSCHSVGSMDSVGGGPAGGVGGVTEDGSARRPPAKPRRHPSTKLSMAGSGAEVPLGKKAGSQKPAPEGRESSRKVPPQKPRRSPNTQLSVSFDESCPPAPSPRGGNLPLQRLSRGSCVAGDPEVGAQEEEPVYIEMVGDVFRGGGRSGGGLTGPPLGGRGPTPPAGADSDSEESEAIYEEMKYPLPEEAGEGRSNGAPPLTASSSPHQPPVLQPHTHRRPASALPSRREGTPTKTTPCEIPPPFPNLLQHRPPLLAFPQAKPASRTPGDGVSRLPVLCHSKEPAGSTPAPQVPARERETPPPPPPPPAANLLLLGPSGRARSHSTPLPPQGSGQPRGERELPNSHSMICPKAAGAPAAPPAPAALLPGPPKDKAVSYTMVYSAVKVTTHSVLPAGPPLGVGEPKTEKEISVLHGMLCTSSRPPVPGKSSSHGGAMGSAAGVLHHRGCLASPHSLPDPTAGPLTPLWTYPAAAAGLKRPPAYESLKAGGVLNKGCGMGAPSPMVKIQLQEQGTDGGAFASISCAHVIASAGTPEEEEEEMGAATFGAGWALQRKVLYGGRKAKELDKVEDGARAWNGSAEGPGKVERDDRGPMASGIPVRSQGAEGLLARIHHGGDRGGSRTALPVPCQTFPACHRNGDFTGYRLGRSASTSGVRQAALHTPRPCSQPRDAPSQTHPALPLPLPLPPQPARERDGKLLEVIERKRCVCKEIKARHRPDRGLCKQESMPILPSWRRGPEPRKSGTPPCRRQHTVLWDTAI
- the NYAP1 gene encoding neuronal tyrosine-phosphorylated phosphoinositide-3-kinase adapter 1 isoform X1 — translated: MNLLYRKTKLEWRQHKEEEAKRSSSKEVAPAGPTGPGAGPGPGVRVRDIASLRRSLRMGFMTMPASQEHTPHPCRSAMAPRSLSCHSVGSMDSVGGGPAGGVGGVTEDGSARRPPAKPRRHPSTKLSMAGSGAEVPLGKKAGSQKPAPEGRESSRKVPPQKPRRSPNTQLSVSFDESCPPAPSPRGGNLPLQRLSRGSCVAGDPEVGAQEEEPVYIEMVGDVFRGGGRSGGGLTGPPLGGRGPTPPAGADSDSEESEAIYEEMKYPLPEEAGEGRSNGAPPLTASSSPHQPPVLQPHTHRRPASALPSRREGTPTKTTPCEIPPPFPNLLQHRPPLLAFPQAKPASRTPGDGVSRLPVLCHSKEPAGSTPAPQVPARERETPPPPPPPPAANLLLLGPSGRARSHSTPLPPQGSGQPRGERELPNSHSMICPKAAGAPAAPPAPAALLPGPPKDKAVSYTMVYSAVKVTTHSVLPAGPPLGVGEPKTEKEISVLHGMLCTSSRPPVPGKSSSHGGAMGSAAGVLHHRGCLASPHSLPDPTAGPLTPLWTYPAAAAGLKRPPAYESLKAGGVLNKGCGMGAPSPMVKIQLQEQGTDGGAFASISCAHVIASAGTPEEEEEEMGAATFGAGWALQRKVLYGGRKAKELDTEVEDGARAWNGSAEGPGKVERDDRGPMASGIPVRSQGAEGLLARIHHGGDRGGSRTALPVPCQTFPACHRNGDFTGYRLGRSASTSGVRQAALHTPRPCSQPRDAPSQTHPALPLPLPLPPQPARERDGKLLEVIERKRCVCKEIKARHRPDRGLCKQESMPILPSWRRGPEPRKSGTPPCRRQHTVLWDTAI